A genome region from Dickeya dadantii NCPPB 898 includes the following:
- a CDS encoding phosphoribulokinase, which yields MSHQHPIIAVTGSSGAGTTTTSLAFRKIFQQLNLRAALVDGDSYHRYTRPEMDMAIRKARDLGRHISYFGPEANDFCQLEHTFIEYGLSGTGQTRKYLHTYDEAIPYNQVPGTFTPWEPMPEPTDLLFYEGLHGGVVTDQHDVAQHVDLLVGVVPIVNLEWIQKLVRDINERGHSREAVMDSVVRSMEDYITHITPQFSRTHINFQRVPTVDTSNPFAAKAIPSMDESFVVIHFQGLDHIDYPYLLAMLQGSFISHINTLVVPGGKMGLAMELIMMPLVQRLIEGNHID from the coding sequence ATGTCGCACCAGCATCCGATTATCGCGGTCACCGGCTCCAGCGGTGCGGGGACCACCACCACCAGCCTGGCGTTTCGCAAGATTTTCCAACAACTGAACCTTCGCGCCGCGCTGGTGGACGGCGACAGCTATCACCGCTATACCCGGCCGGAAATGGACATGGCGATCCGCAAAGCGCGGGATCTGGGGCGCCACATCAGCTATTTCGGGCCGGAAGCGAACGATTTCTGCCAGTTGGAACACACCTTTATCGAATATGGCCTCAGCGGCACCGGCCAGACCCGCAAATACCTACACACCTACGACGAGGCGATTCCCTACAATCAGGTGCCCGGCACCTTCACCCCCTGGGAGCCGATGCCGGAACCGACCGACCTGTTGTTTTACGAGGGGCTGCACGGCGGCGTGGTCACCGACCAGCACGATGTGGCGCAGCATGTCGACCTGCTGGTCGGCGTGGTGCCGATCGTCAACCTGGAGTGGATTCAGAAGCTGGTGCGCGATATCAACGAGCGCGGTCACTCCCGCGAGGCGGTAATGGATTCCGTCGTGCGTTCGATGGAGGATTACATCACCCACATCACCCCGCAGTTTTCCCGCACCCACATCAACTTTCAGCGCGTGCCGACGGTGGATACCTCTAACCCGTTCGCCGCCAAAGCCATTCCGTCAATGGACGAAAGTTTCGTGGTGATTCATTTTCAGGGGCTGGACCACATTGACTACCCTTACCTGCTGGCGATGTTGCAGGGCTCGTTCATTTCCCACATCAACACGCTGGTGGTGCCGGGCGGCAAAATGGGGCTGGCGATGGAACTGATCATGATGCCGCTGGTGCAGCGATTAATAGAAGGCAACCATATTGACTAA
- a CDS encoding YheU family protein, producing the protein MIIPWQELATETLQNLIESFVLREGTDYGEQERTLEEKVADIRQQLAQGDVVLVWSELHETVNIMPRNQLSSGERYQP; encoded by the coding sequence ATGATCATTCCCTGGCAAGAACTGGCGACGGAAACGCTGCAAAATCTGATTGAATCGTTCGTCCTGCGCGAAGGGACCGACTACGGCGAGCAGGAGCGAACGCTGGAAGAAAAAGTGGCTGATATACGCCAGCAACTGGCGCAGGGCGACGTGGTACTGGTGTGGTCGGAACTGCATGAAACCGTCAATATCATGCCCCGCAACCAGCTCAGCAGCGGTGAACGGTATCAGCCCTGA
- the crp gene encoding cAMP-activated global transcriptional regulator CRP gives MVLGKPQTDPTLEWFLSHCHIHKYPSKSTLIHQGEKAETLYYIVKGSVAVLIKDEEGKEMILSYLNQGDFIGELGLFEDGQERSAWVRAKTACEVAEISYKKFRQLIQVNPDILMRLSSQMARRLQVTSQKVGNLAFLDVTGRIAQTLLNLAKQPDAMTHPDGMQIKITRQEIGQIVGCSRETVGRILKMLEDQNLISAHGKTIVVYGTR, from the coding sequence ATGGTTCTCGGCAAACCGCAAACAGACCCGACTCTCGAATGGTTCCTTTCTCATTGCCACATTCACAAGTACCCATCGAAGAGCACTCTGATTCATCAGGGTGAAAAAGCAGAGACGCTTTACTACATCGTGAAAGGCTCGGTTGCCGTGCTGATCAAGGATGAAGAAGGCAAGGAAATGATTCTTTCTTATCTGAATCAGGGCGATTTTATCGGCGAACTTGGTTTGTTCGAAGATGGTCAGGAACGCAGTGCGTGGGTCCGGGCGAAAACCGCCTGCGAAGTCGCTGAGATTTCCTATAAAAAATTCCGCCAGCTGATTCAGGTCAACCCGGATATTCTGATGCGGTTGTCCTCGCAGATGGCGCGACGCCTGCAGGTGACCTCGCAGAAAGTCGGCAACCTGGCGTTCCTCGACGTAACCGGCCGTATCGCGCAAACCCTGCTCAACCTGGCCAAGCAACCGGACGCCATGACCCACCCGGACGGCATGCAAATCAAGATCACCCGGCAGGAGATCGGTCAGATTGTCGGCTGTTCCCGCGAAACTGTCGGTCGTATCCTGAAGATGCTGGAAGATCAGAACCTGATCTCCGCCCACGGTAAAACCATCGTGGTGTACGGCACCCGCTGA
- a CDS encoding OsmC family protein: MQARVKWVEGLTFLGESASGHQLLMDGNAGDKAPSPMEMVLMAAGGCSAIDVVSILQKGRYDVADCEVRLTSERREEAPRLFTAINLHFIVTGKGLNDKAVERAVSLSAEKYCSVALMLEKAVTITHSHEVIALD; this comes from the coding sequence ATGCAGGCTCGGGTGAAATGGGTTGAAGGGTTAACGTTTCTTGGCGAGTCCGCGTCCGGACATCAACTGCTGATGGACGGCAACGCCGGCGATAAAGCGCCCAGCCCGATGGAAATGGTGCTGATGGCGGCAGGCGGATGCAGCGCCATTGATGTGGTGTCTATCCTGCAGAAAGGCCGCTACGATGTGGCGGACTGCGAAGTGCGCCTGACCTCTGAACGCCGTGAGGAAGCGCCGCGTTTGTTCACCGCCATCAACCTGCACTTTATCGTTACCGGCAAAGGGTTGAACGACAAGGCCGTGGAGCGTGCGGTGTCGCTGTCGGCGGAGAAATACTGCTCCGTGGCGCTGATGCTGGAGAAAGCGGTGACGATCACCCACAGCCACGAAGTGATCGCGCTCGACTAA